A genomic segment from Aegilops tauschii subsp. strangulata cultivar AL8/78 chromosome 1, Aet v6.0, whole genome shotgun sequence encodes:
- the LOC109780139 gene encoding uncharacterized protein isoform X2 gives MCNSNVMNMQLAPLVDIMSILRGLRKPKEEDEKVEDVGSNKDPINSEADTEEVKEGAAISAKSSAPGLHGDNAYDKKERKGNAGISANMVLKIPTTPGSHLEIVIRADMPMNQLAALSESVKSGNFTFNQDDLSIALRHAANDRITFLKNKENFVLEKDKEQLKLEQAAVAKLNELIENLSAPPKPESDMPALVEDLLKHWFNDLVLYLVTTILGSVYLYLKSRIEELNIADLLNLATGAVSSWIETEIEILRLPVCPFSGMIVLLAASETVLSISVENNTEPEVVKGPEFTQLPQISDEDMLFLYKWMLEEYRLMKPKNAEEKERIDTAKALLKELIRTK, from the exons ATGTGCAACTCTAATGTTATGAACATGCAGCTAG CACCTCTTGTCGATATTATGTCTATACTGAG AGGATTAAGAAAACCCAAAGAAGAAGACGAAAAGGTTGAGGATGTTGGCTCAAACAAAGATCCTATCAA CTCTGAAGCTGACACAGAAGAGGTGAAAGAGGGGGCTGCCATCTCAGCAAAGAG TTCTGCACCTGGCTTGCACGGAGATAATGCTTATGACAAAAAAGAGAGGAAGGGCAATGCTGGAATCTCAGCAAACAT GGTACTTAAGATCCCAACGACTCCCGGTTCCCACCTTGAGATTGTTATCAGAGCTGATATGCCG ATGAATCAACTGGCTGCCTTATCCGAGTCTGTAAAATCCGGAAATTTCACATTTAACCAGGACGATCTAAGCATTGCTTTGAGACATGCCGCAAATGATCGCATCACTTTCctgaaaaacaaagaaaactttgTCTTAGAGAAAGATAAAGAACAATTAAAACTTGAGCAGGCTGCCGTTGCTAAACTAAATGAGTTGATTGAAAATCTTTCAGCACCACCAAAACCTGAATCTGATATGCCAGCTTTAGTTGAGGATTTGCTTAAGCATTGGTTCAATGATTTGGTGCTTTATCTTGTTACCACTATCTTGGGATCTGTTTACCTGTATCTTAAGTCCAGGATTGAGGAGCTGAACATTGCTG ATTTGCTAAATTTGGCTACCGGAGCAGTGTCCTCCTGGATAGAGACAGAAATTGAGATTCTTCGATTGCCGGTTTGCCCATTTTCAG GTATGATTGTTCTGTTAGCAGCAAGTGAAACTGTGTTGTCCATTAGTGTTGAGAATAATACTG AACCCGAGGTTGTGAAAGGCCCAGAGTTCACCCAGCTCCCTCAGATATCAGACGAGGATATGCTTTTTCTGTACAAGTGGATGCTTGAAGAGTACAGACTGATGAAACCTAAGAATGCCGAAGAGAAAGAAAGGATTGATACAGCCAAGGCTCTTCTAAAAGAGTTAATCCGCACTAAATAG
- the LOC109780139 gene encoding uncharacterized protein isoform X1 — protein sequence MARHPFRALFPVVSQLVSARSRRSSATAASPSPPHVGGKAATGAAAEAAHAAACSAGEAPRKALRPFDLLRRKKYVFAGLLGFFYLHMIRHAPLVDIMSILRGLRKPKEEDEKVEDVGSNKDPINSEADTEEVKEGAAISAKSSAPGLHGDNAYDKKERKGNAGISANMVLKIPTTPGSHLEIVIRADMPMNQLAALSESVKSGNFTFNQDDLSIALRHAANDRITFLKNKENFVLEKDKEQLKLEQAAVAKLNELIENLSAPPKPESDMPALVEDLLKHWFNDLVLYLVTTILGSVYLYLKSRIEELNIADLLNLATGAVSSWIETEIEILRLPVCPFSGMIVLLAASETVLSISVENNTEPEVVKGPEFTQLPQISDEDMLFLYKWMLEEYRLMKPKNAEEKERIDTAKALLKELIRTK from the exons ATGGCGCGGCATCCATTCCGCGCCCTCTTTCCAGTGGTTTCCCAGTTGGTGTCCGCCCGCTCCCGCCGTtcgtcggcgacggcggcgtcgcCCTCTCCACCCCACGTCGGTGGGAAGGCAGCTACAGGAGCGGCGGCGGAGGCCGCGCACGCTGCCGCCTGCTCCGCTGGGGAGGCGCCCCGCAAGGCTTTGCGCCCTTTCGACCTCctgaggaggaagaagtacgtcttCGCAGGCCTCCTCGGCTTCTTCTACCTGCACATGATCAGGCACG CACCTCTTGTCGATATTATGTCTATACTGAG AGGATTAAGAAAACCCAAAGAAGAAGACGAAAAGGTTGAGGATGTTGGCTCAAACAAAGATCCTATCAA CTCTGAAGCTGACACAGAAGAGGTGAAAGAGGGGGCTGCCATCTCAGCAAAGAG TTCTGCACCTGGCTTGCACGGAGATAATGCTTATGACAAAAAAGAGAGGAAGGGCAATGCTGGAATCTCAGCAAACAT GGTACTTAAGATCCCAACGACTCCCGGTTCCCACCTTGAGATTGTTATCAGAGCTGATATGCCG ATGAATCAACTGGCTGCCTTATCCGAGTCTGTAAAATCCGGAAATTTCACATTTAACCAGGACGATCTAAGCATTGCTTTGAGACATGCCGCAAATGATCGCATCACTTTCctgaaaaacaaagaaaactttgTCTTAGAGAAAGATAAAGAACAATTAAAACTTGAGCAGGCTGCCGTTGCTAAACTAAATGAGTTGATTGAAAATCTTTCAGCACCACCAAAACCTGAATCTGATATGCCAGCTTTAGTTGAGGATTTGCTTAAGCATTGGTTCAATGATTTGGTGCTTTATCTTGTTACCACTATCTTGGGATCTGTTTACCTGTATCTTAAGTCCAGGATTGAGGAGCTGAACATTGCTG ATTTGCTAAATTTGGCTACCGGAGCAGTGTCCTCCTGGATAGAGACAGAAATTGAGATTCTTCGATTGCCGGTTTGCCCATTTTCAG GTATGATTGTTCTGTTAGCAGCAAGTGAAACTGTGTTGTCCATTAGTGTTGAGAATAATACTG AACCCGAGGTTGTGAAAGGCCCAGAGTTCACCCAGCTCCCTCAGATATCAGACGAGGATATGCTTTTTCTGTACAAGTGGATGCTTGAAGAGTACAGACTGATGAAACCTAAGAATGCCGAAGAGAAAGAAAGGATTGATACAGCCAAGGCTCTTCTAAAAGAGTTAATCCGCACTAAATAG
- the LOC141023322 gene encoding uncharacterized protein — MRSAGVCFSVGDTAPKPAPVHAGFTMEQAQTHYNAAMAEEQPAPTPMSAFLQAQEEQRQHRMTEGQIDGERASEEAVAAMAAANPNFVAEQRAIYEAVRVQAAAAEGNY; from the coding sequence ATGCGCAGTGCTGGAGTGTGTTTCTCGGTCGGCGACACCGCACCGAAGCCCGCGCCTGTACATGCTGGCTTCACCATGGAGCAGGCGCAGACGCACTACAATGCCGCCATGGCGGAGGAGCAACCTGCACCGACGCCTATGTCGGCATTCCTGCAGGCGCAGGAGGAACAACGACAACACCGGATGACGGAGGGCCAGATCGACGGCGAGCGCGCGAGCGAGGAGGCCGTGGCAGCCATGGCCGCGGCGAACCCCAACTTCGTCGCGGAGCAGCGTGCAATCTACGAGGCCGTCCGCGTTCAAGCGGCCGCCGCGGAGGGCAACTACTAA